A section of the Oncorhynchus keta strain PuntledgeMale-10-30-2019 chromosome 15, Oket_V2, whole genome shotgun sequence genome encodes:
- the LOC118395177 gene encoding protein crumbs homolog 1-like: MQEAKISDCLHIYTGATCEEDTNTCELLPCQNGGICESHHGGYRCLCSRQSQDGHLYGGENCTVALLGCDGNRCKNGSICSPLFLNDRHTYTCTCRAGFTGSKCQTSTIFSFETSGYMYVETQLSDPEVPLNVTLSFRTDRHAGTLLQRQVEDLLLTIELVDSHLRLSMLRGQESKRAVVLELPPSVSDGQWHTVEAWLGSEAEGSGIRLRQSSCDEVGCTKEFPTTETPLLEQGSGLSESGSVRHSLFLGGVGLGWGSGVVVGKRMPEAADPSVPLVPPAHFLGCFRDVFVESRLVVPAPANSPAQINVTAGCSDKDKCDDNPCQNRGHCTNQGWRSYVCECYRPYKGTTDCAEEYIPAKFGYENVASYAVFSLDDPLGSGTITISMFVRTRRPSGLLLVLANSTSQYLRLWLDDGRVKVQVNNFESLAGSKVVSDGHFHLVTVQLEGDSVTLFQSAQSHGTIPIRPVVAHPGDLVYVGGLSDQRASASFGGYLKGCVQDLRINNKRLQFFPIGTPVASYGVEELVNVTQGCMSDNVCSNIPCLNGGVCYSMWDDFICNCPPNIAGRRCEVVKWCELSPCPSTAACQTLSQGFECVSNVTLRNDSILSYRGNGKIRHHLSSVLLSVRTRQTNATLLHTKKGSEFITISLQDSHLLLELQAGGGKASPKLTAQSRGLVSDGKWHMVELSMEAPDLQTSRWIMVLDGGRDGVEEEHVVSKVASGSLAFLREGVDILLGGLGPEAGGNLNGCLGPVQIGGLPLPYYEDTDLNIPRPQEGQFVRTPSAVTPLYGCRGASVCTPNPCQNQGVCEELFDLSLCRCPPEWMGSQCQNDVDTCAVKPCVHGNCSVLGEGYLCACEPGYGGTRCEKDVDTCENNKCGPEATCLRGLLNYACHCPRNMTGPFCDEKVPEVPWYIEKIPYPNLPTSVCPGDRWNYSCFNGGNCSKQDYTCDCLPGFIGQWCEIDFDECASGPCEYGGYCHNLVNHFHCICEMNFSGDQCQIDVSDFYLYLALLQFQYMFQLMSYLILHLDDGPEIDWGQLQIDDD, from the exons ATGCAGGAAGCAAAGATATCTGATTGTTTACATATCTACACAGGTGCCACCTGTGAGGAGGACACTAACACATGTGAACTGCTACCGTGTCAGAATGGTGGCATCTGCGAGAGCCATCATGGAGGCTACAGGTGCCTCTGCTCTCGACAGAGCCAAGATGGCCATCTGTACGGAGGTGAGAACTGTACAGTCGCCCTCCTGGGCTGCGACGGCAACCGCTGCAAGAATGGCAGCAtctgctctcccctcttcctGAACGACCGCCACACCTACACCTGCACCTGCCGTGCGGGCTTCACCGGCTCCAAGTGCCAGACGTCCACCATCTTCTCCTTCGAGACCAGCGGCTACATGTACGTGGAGACCCAGCTATCGGACCCTGAAGTACCTCTGAACGTCACCCTAAGCTTCAGGACGGACCGGCACGCCGGCACCCTCCTCCAGCGCCAGGTCGAAGACTTGCTGCTCACCATCGAGCTGGTCGACAGCCACTTACGCCTCAGCATGCTAAGAGGTCAAGAGTCAAAAAGGGCAGTGGTTCTGGAGCTACCGCCGAGCGTGTCGGATGGCCAGTGGCACACAGTGGAGGCCTGGCTGGGCAGTGAGGCGGAGGGAAGCGGGATCAGATTGCGTCAGTCCTCCTGTGATGAGGTGGGATGCACCAAGGAGTTCCCAACCACCGAGACCCCCCTACTGGAGCAAGGCTCCGGCCTCTCCGAGTCCGGCTCAGTCCGTCACAGCCTCTTCCTAGGGGGTGTGGGACTGGGCTGGGGCTCCGGTGTGGTAGTAGGAAAGAGGATGCCTGAGGCTGCTGACCCTTCTGTCCCACTTGTCCCGCCTGCCCACTTCCTGGGCTGCTTTCGGGACGTGTTTGTGGAGTCGCGGCTGGTGGTGCCTGCCCCCGCCAACTCACCGGCTCAGATCAACGTCACAGCGGGGTGCAGCGACAAGGACAAGTGTGACGACAACCCGTGTCAGAACCGGGGGCATTGCACAAACCAGGGATGGAGGAGCTATGTGTGCGAGTGCTACAGACCATACAAGGGGACTACTGACTGTGCTGAGG AGTACATCCCCGCCAAGTTCGGGTACGAGAACGTAGCAAGCTATGCCGTCTTCTCCTTGGACGATCCCCTGGGTTCTGGCACCATCACCATATCCATGTTTGTGCGTACCCGGCGCCCCAGTGGCCTTCTCCTGGTCCTGGCTAACAGCACCAGCCAGTACCTCCGCCTGTGGCTGGATGACGGCCGGGTCAAAGTCCAGGTGAACAATTTTGAGAGCCTGGCGGGAAGCAAAGTGGTCAGTGACGGCCACTTTCACTTGGTGACGGTGCAGCTGGAGGGCGACTCTGTGACCCTGTTCCAGTCGGCCCAGAGCCATGGAACCATTCCCATCCGGCCCGTGGTGGCGCATCCAGGGGACCTGGTCTACGTTGGGGGCTTGTCTGATCAGAGAGCCTCGGCCTCCTTCGGGGGTTACCTGAAAGGCTGTGTCCAGGACCTGAGAATCAACAATAAACGGCTGCAGTTCTTTCCCATAGGAACTCCGGTGGCCTCATACGGTGTGGAGGAGCTGGTTAACGTCACACAGGGATGTATGAGTGACAACGTCTGCAGT AACATCCCATGTCTGAACGGCGGAGTGTGCTACTCCATGTGGGACGACTTTATCTGCAATTGCCCACCCAACATTGCAGGGCGGCGCTGTGAGGTGGTCAAGTGGTGTGAGCTGTCTCCGTGCCCCTCGACCGCAGCCTGCCAGACCCTCTCACAGGGCTTTGAGT GTGTGTCCAACGTGACCCTCCGGAATGACAGCATACTGTCCTACAGAGGCAACGGGAAGATCAGGCACCACCTCAGCAGCGTCCTCCTAAGTGTGCGAACCAGACAAACGAACGCCACCCTCCTACACACCAAGAAAGGCTCTGAGTTCATCACCATCTCCCTCCAGGACTCTCACCTCCTGCTAGAACTACAGGCCGGTGGTGGCAAGGCCTCCCCCAAGCTCACTGCCCAGAGCCGGGGCCTGGTCAGCGACGGCAAGTGGCACATGGTGGAGCTCTCCATGGAAGCCCCGGATCTACAGACCTCCAGGTGGATCATGGTCCTGGATGGGGGaagagatggagtagaggaggagcATGTTGTGTCCAAGGTCGCCTCTGGGAGCCTGGCCTTCCTCAGGGAGGGAGTGGACATCCTCCTGGGAGGTCTGGGGCCAGAGGCTGGGGGGAATTTGAATGGATGTCTGGGCCCTGTCCAGATTGGGGGGCTCCCGCTGCCCTACTATGAAGATACTGACCTGAACATTCCCAGGCCCCAAGAGGGGCAGTTTGTGAGGACCCCCAGTGCCGTCACCCCCCTATATGGCTGCCGGGGGGCTAGTGTGTGCACGCCAAACCCTTGTCAAAACCAGGGGGTGTGTGAGGAACTCTTTGACCTCTCCCTCTGCAGATGCCCTCCTGAGTGGATGGGGTCACAATGCCAGAATGACGTGGACACCTGCGCCGTCAAGCCCTGTGTCCATGGTAACTGCAGTGTGTTGGGGGAGGGATATCTATGTGCGTGTGAGCCGGGGTATGGGGGGACCAGGTGTGAGAAGGACGTGGACACGTGTGAGAACAACAAGTGCGGCCCGGAGGCCACCTGTCTCAGAGGCCTCCTGAACTATGCCTGCCACTGCCCCAGGAACATGACCGGGCCCTTCTGCGA TGAAAAGGTGCCAGAAGTCCCATGGTACATTGAAAAGATACC ATACCCCAACCTGCCCACGTCCGTGTGTCCTGGAGACAGATGGAATTACAGCTGTTTCAACGGGGGGAACTGCTCTAAGCAAGACTACACCTGTGACTGTCTGCCCGGTTTTATAGGGCAATG GTGTGAGATAGACTTTGATGAGTGTGCGTCGGGCCCCTGTGAATACGGAGGCTACTGCCACAACCTTGTCAACCACTTCCACTGTATATGTGAGATGAACTTCTCAGGTGACCAGTGCCAGATCGATGTCAGCGACTTCTACTTGTACCTGGCCTTGTTGCAATTCCAATACATGTTCCAGCTCATGTCCTACCTTATCTTGCACCTCGACGATGGCCCAGAGATCGACTGGGGACAACTGCAAATAGATGACGACTAG